The Desulfitobacterium chlororespirans DSM 11544 genome contains a region encoding:
- a CDS encoding thioredoxin family protein, translating into MSLIQLDGCGLEELIYDIGEGCLIFFYRNNCPVCEEMAPVLEELQPKYKGQFGFYYVNIDENKEVINCFKLDEIPQVLFFKDGEYQGKLSGEFNQAQVVEKIQENLVDLV; encoded by the coding sequence ATGTCGTTGATTCAGTTGGATGGTTGTGGTTTAGAGGAGTTAATTTATGACATTGGGGAAGGGTGCTTAATCTTTTTTTACAGGAACAATTGCCCTGTCTGTGAAGAAATGGCTCCTGTGTTGGAAGAATTGCAGCCTAAGTACAAAGGCCAATTTGGTTTCTACTATGTGAACATTGATGAGAATAAAGAAGTCATTAACTGTTTTAAATTAGACGAAATTCCGCAGGTACTCTTTTTTAAGGATGGAGAATACCAAGGTAAACTCAGTGGTGAGTTTAATCAAGCTCAAGTCGTAGAAAAGATTCAAGAAAATCTGGTGGATTTGGTCTAA